DNA sequence from the Glycine soja cultivar W05 chromosome 18, ASM419377v2, whole genome shotgun sequence genome:
ttgggaaataagggtagagcaacaacttaaaaagaagtctacgtcaaaatcttatggctctcactcttatccaaagaaataccaaggtcaaggcatcttaggggtgacaccttctaagcccaaagatgataaggagaagacaatagaaaagcaagcccctaaggctagtatgcaagagaaaactagctctataaagtgctttaaatgttttggaagaggacacattacttttcaattccccaccacaaaaaccatgattatgaggggccaagacatttatagtagccaatatgaggctactacttcaccttcctctagtgaaagtgaaaaagcaagaggaagaatctagtgaagaaatctacccccaagaagaaggacaaccattaatggttaaagagaagtgtaaggaggtaagtgtctcctccaagagtttagctaagaaggaaactcattttacaataaagacaaacattaaagaaactttccctcttagacaacctccacattttctcttttgtaaaaaggcacttgctagcattgccacacctcttgggcttgagtttattcctcaagtaaagaagttgttggatgagggtttggttcgcaagagcttaaatccttgtgctttgttggtgcccgaaataggtattattaggcaccaagtccctaaaataggtggtatgatgaatgttttgagtggtgcaatcctcttttgtaaaatcactcatacaCCTAACAtattcatggtgtgtgtacatagggacccattaggtaggtttgttcttattttttgtttcaatacaaacttaggtactcatatgggacaccttaggtttgtcatactttttggtaggaataatcaatatgaaaatacagaaaaaggtatgttttattgcgttacttttcttaatttttcaaatagtgatcaaggggttcccatgaaccctaagagaataaaggtcattcctgagtggcccactccaccaagtataagaaaaatttggggcttccatgacttaacaaacttttacaaaaggtttgtcccatatttttctatacttgtagcaccactcattgagttggtgagaaaccatgttccttcatgggaagatgcccaggaaatgggttttcagaccttaccttacttcaacataccaaacaccactaatacatatgtttttgttctttttacaggtgttgaggaaaggaGCCCAaggtatgaagaacctcgggatttgaggtcaaatcctttccaaggtggagggaatgatgcaatcctaccccgcaagggcattgggtagaagactccaagtagattgagctagagatccaagggaaggccctagggttctcatgagccttagggtagattttgagcccatgggctaagtatgagcccgcttatctttgtaaatattagaataggtttttccatcgtctgggccttgtattttggtcattctagtagtatagggttttagccttgtatttcggggcattttgagtagtctttgtagtaaggactttttttgtattttcatgttttttgtcatgggggtgagcttagatATTATAGGGgggtgtagctaagttctagcttctcatctcaaggaggtgagcttagctattagagaggtatgtgtagctaagctctagcttctttaggaatcttcttaaggaagcttctcaaggaggtgagcttagttatgagaggggtgtagcttctcaaggaagttttctcaaaaaagcttctcaaggaagctacctagtctataaatagaagcatgtgtaacacttgttgtaactttgatgaatgagagtcttgtgagacacaactcaaagttcaacttctctccctttttcttccttcaatttcgtgctcccccctctctctttctctccctctttcttttcctccattaaagcctcatctccaagcttcttatccaaggctcatcttggtggtgaagctccttcttccatggcttattccctagtggatggcgcctcctctcacatcttctcctttgtcttccgctgcatctccatggtggaaaaccaccattaaaagacctcattgaagctcaaagatccagcctccatagaagctccacaagcaagcttccatcatactctctggtaatcgattatcagtttcctgtaatcgattaccagtgatagaatttgatttcaaaaagcttttaactgaatttgcaacattccaaatattttttaaatgttgtaatcgattacaatatattggtaatcgattaccagtgtatctgaacgttgaaattcaaattcaattgtgaagagtcatatcttttcattaaatgcattgtgtaatcgattacctggttatggtaatcgattaccagtgacaagttttgaataaaaggtcaagagatgtaactcttccaatggttttctcaagattttctcaaggttataactcttccaatggttttcttgaccagacatgaagagtctataaaaccaagaccttgacttgcattcaaaCAACTTTTTGATCTTCTTAAACAACTTTTGTGAAATCTTGAAACCTTTgctactcatctttcttcttcttcctttgccaagaagctttctaagttttctattttccaaaccttgttcttctgcaagtgaaaattctgcaaaaaacaaaaatgtgctatatattttcattctcttctctctttaccaaaaagaattcaacaaggactaattgcatgaattctttttgtgtctctcttctcccttttccaaaagaacgaaggactaaccacctgaattcttttgtgtctcccttctcccttttcaagagaattcaaaaggactcagtctgagaattcttttgattcttccctttcccttaaacaaaagatttcaaaggactaaccgcctgagatatcttttgcttccccttacaaagattcaaatgactaaccgcctgagaattatttgtcttaacacattggagggtacatcctttgtggtacaagaagagggtacatctacttgggttgttgtcactaagaacaagagaaggtacatctcttgaggatcagttcaagtggagggtacatccacttaggttttcaaagagaacaagggagggtacatcccttgtggatctttggcttgtaaaggattttacaaggttaaaagaaatctcaagaaccggtggttgcttggggactagatgtaggcacgggttgttgccgaaccagtataaaattcttgtgtttgtcttcttcttccatacactctttaatttccactgtgcactttaattttcgcttttacttttggttaagtttcaattcatgttctttactttcttaacttagtagtaaaagcctaattaaatctagtaacattaagaaggataattttttaattagtaaaggctcattaataattaattcaatctccctttcttaattatttcgagaccacttgatccaacacctgACATAATAGTGGTAGTGTTGATTTGTAATCCTACATCACATTGTTGATGTGCATTCTCTAAGTCATGTTAGCAACTAAGGAAAGGTAAGTATCAGTaagaccaaaattaaaaaatctaatattataCAAACTGAtatgagagaaaaaattataaagatcaaaagaaaaaaaagacggGTATTTTAATGGACTAAAATGTTGATTAAGCCCAAaattatattacttatattttaatatttgtttgttaATTATCTATCATAAAAACTAATACTTTCTTTAGTctcatatataagaaaaaaatcattatattttagtatcaaatataagtaattttaattatttttatcttatttaatgatatcatctttaaaatttcctttatttaataagggtgtatgtttgatatcaaaggtagtgtaaaagaaaaaaattatttttaaattgggaTTCACAATATTTAATGAACTTAACTAATTTCCTTagttaattttcataaaaaaactaattttcttaataagtgttaaattattattatttttcttataaatgacATTGCAggaagtattattttatatacaaaattttatttagagaTGTGATTCGAGTAAATTATACAAAGCTAAGGGGCGTTTAtttcaagtcatacaaattTATTGCTGAGATATGAGTTGAGAATGTATCATTCCAATATTTGGTAcaagttataaaaaatgattttcaagcATATTTTATTCTCCAATTTCTATTCCCATGTTAATATGGGTGGGAATAGTAGTTATTGTCTAAAATAAGTTTTCACTTTCGCtttattctatttaattttttattttttaatattttttgttttttaattgaaataaattttaaaatattccaaGGAATATCTAGGAGTATAATTTAATCCGTAAAACAAGCATCCCTAAGAAATTATACTTGTATATATCAATCTTGTATAAAATTTTGCAAATTagctagaaattaaaaaataggaagacaaaagagaaaatatatgaGATGAATGATATAATCGAAAGAAAATAAagcaaatatataaatgattaaagTACGGTAAAAAGAAGTCGCTTCAATTAAGAATATTAATAACTCTGAAGAATAATACCAGTGCGATttgtacacaaaaaaaaaaactaattaaaaaaaaaactctttatgACAAACCTTATTTAATTAGTAGATAATATAGGAATTCCcttatttgattttttcaaaaagtcaTAGAGAAGAGAAGGTGCGAAGGTAACTACGTCTACATTTACGTGTTTACCATATCATATTCAATTATTCgtattcatatttatattcttCATATATTACAATTGTTTGTTCCAGAATGGAAGGAAAGAGTCTTATAGTGCCTCCTCCTCTTTGACCTCATCCCTATCTTCCGAGTTTTCCTAGTTTTGAAAAATCCCACACACGCTTTTGCTTCCACCTCCTTTCCTcaccttaaattaaattattgttcaacaatcaatatcaatataattCAATTCCTTCAAATTCCAGATACCAAAAACATATattctttctctttgttttcttgtctGTAGTATTGTCTCTGagttgttaattttgttttctttcctttctcatGGGGCAGCAATCGTTGATTTACAGCTTCGTGGCGCGCGGCACGATGATCCTGGCGGAGCACACTGATTTCAGTGGAAACTTTGCGGAGGTGGCTTTGCAGTGCCTGCAGAGGCTCCCAGCCTCCGACAACAAATTCACCTACAACGCCGATGGCCACACCTTCAACTACCTCACCTATAATGGATTCagtaatctctctctctctctctttcttcatcttctttctctctcatcaCTATATTCTTCTCTTCTAGCGTGTTTAAACACCATATGAGAAGCAAAGAATCACGTTTAGGatgtaaaagttataactattaatttttcaaaatcgcATATCCGATATGTTATGTAAGAAATTACGTGAAATCAAACACGCTAGAATTCATATGTCTGCCCTGATTATGTTTTATCCTTTGCATCTTTGtgagtttttttctttgaagGAAGCTAGCATAACATTTTACATAGTAAATTAGTAATTATACATGGGTTTTTCATGTCAACacttgaatatataattttttcattttcttttatttcttaattttatacattGGTATAAgtgaaaatatatatcatattaattaaataaaattttgtctgTATACGTCATCATATTCAGTATAGGTGTActactaaaagaaaaattgataaCTACCTAAAGAAAATATTCAGTGCAGGTGCTATATCGTGCAGGTCGTTCGTTtccctctttattttattttaaaaaattttctgTGGGTGCAACTTTGATATGTTGAATTGTGGAAACGGTCTTAACTCGTCTTAACAGTTCCGtggctttttttaaaataaaaaagtatcaaCAGATTCTCTGAATCTACTATTGTGAAATGTGAAATAAGACACGGCAGTTGTATTTGGAGCAGGAATCGGTGTCTTCATTTGGGttgtattgattttttaattttatttttaattaaatatatttttagttcctcaaatatgaataatttttttaatcctttaaatttgaagttatttttttttaatctttggaATGTGTAAAatgttcttttttatcttcTGTAAAGTGTTAGTCAGaaataagaaatttataatttttgatattttttaccttcaatatttaaattatgattttttatggtttaaattgacaaaatcaagttaataaaaaaataaagtaatttttaaagtgattaattaatttttaatttttttattgacttgatTATGGCACaagtgtattttaaaatataaaattgaaaattaaaatttaataataaaaagttatcacaaattataaattttttatttcatatttgattCATGTTATACAGAATGactaaaaggatattttatgaattttaagaacaaaaaataattttaaatttagaagattataaagaaaattattcaattttaaagtaataaaaacattaagcCTTTTAACTTTTTTGAAATGTTGGTTAATCCATGTTCTGATCAAGGTTTGGGTTACTAAAATAATATCCAAAGCAAAGTCTTACTTTCTTGGCCTAAACTTCATTCTAACCGTCCCATGCATGCCCATATAAATTAAttcagaaaaatatatttatttagtatGATGACATCAAATCAAAGTAATTTAACATGCTTTATCACCGATTTTAAATTGCCAGTCCCCACCACAGATAGGATAGTCGTGTTAGGTTGCAGGTAGTAAAACCTAATCAAATATTAATTCATCACTTATTTGTCCTATTTGAATTcatgttaaattatttaaaattatgttaaaatattattaattttatataaatgttttgattcatgttaaaaaaattaattttatatctaaaattaattttaattgaaacaattttaagaaattattacgataaattaaaaaatttatactaaattttgttattaacttattttaaaataaaaatattcaaaatatatattacttcactttaaaattaattttaatcgattttattcaaattttaattttattggaaatgaattcaaatcatcaataaatataatatcataggGATGTTCATGATCCATCCTGTCCGACCAATCCGGCTCAGTTCGAAGGAATCTTTGACAGATTTTGGCCTAAGAAATTAGATCTAGTGCTTTTTCAAAATGGGTGCATGTTATATTTCGGGTCATTACAACCCGATCTAAtggtatatattaataatacaatTTGTTAACTCAATAATATTTTGACTAAAATCttactatatttatattaattttatttatcttaaatatataGATATCGGTATTAAATAACAACATTGTGAGtaaaatataactatttatatatttcttatattttattagtttattttctacttctttatttttcttcatcatATAATTGACATTTATAttggtttttcatttttattattcatagaAATAAAACTCAATTATCAAAGAATTTATATTAACCCACACATATTACTCAGAGCTAAACTCCTTAGTTTTGcgattattatcatttttttaaaaggcaaaAGATATAATATGTACAAGATGTACGTACACTTAATACttacataaaaaaatggtaTCTACTAACGTAACTTTCACTCCAAAAAATGTCATACCAACTCCGTTCACGTTTTTAAGCACTACAGTGGCTCCATTATTATCATATATTACTACTACTCTTTATTGAAAAAACATTAatgtaatcaaatttaaataagtaaGCATGCATGGTAGTGCTTGTTTTAGTGGAAAGTTGTTTAACGTCTACTGAAATTTATGTCTCTAATTTATAAATTGCTTTCCATTTCCTTATAAATTATACCACAATTAGTTGGACTCACATGATCTATTATTTTTAGCTTACTGTGTTGTGGCAGTAGAGTCTGTTGGTCGCCAACTTGCAATGGCCTATCTTGAACGCATCATGGAGGATTTTTCCAAGAGATATGGTGGAGGAAAAGCTACAACAGCCACTGCTAAAAGCTTAAACAAAGAATTTGGGTACTTATGTGTATTCCATGTAGCATAAAACAAATATTGTACCTCTATCTATGTTTTGAATTGTACTAATATGAAGATTTG
Encoded proteins:
- the LOC114395310 gene encoding vesicle-associated membrane protein 722-like produces the protein MGQQSLIYSFVARGTMILAEHTDFSGNFAEVALQCLQRLPASDNKFTYNADGHTFNYLTYNGFTYCVVAVESVGRQLAMAYLERIMEDFSKRYGGGKATTATAKSLNKEFGSKLKEHMQYCVEHPEEVSKLAKVKAQVSEVQQVMRANIDQVLDRQVKIDVLVGQTEDLRNQAGVFRERGDQIRRKMWYQNMKIKLIVLAIVIAIILIIVLLVT